A genomic stretch from Pontibacter liquoris includes:
- the feoB gene encoding ferrous iron transport protein B, protein MTTATIQPQEVQAKQAAVPPLVSKVALIGNPNSGKSSLFNQLTGLNQKVGNFPGVTVDKKTGYCQLSPTHKVQIIDLPGTYSLYPKSLDERVIIDLLYDPASRHFPDLVIVTADASNLKRNLLLYTQLADLKIPVVLALNMVDVAESEGVKIDVPALHRELGVPIIPMNARKGIGIAALKIIMSQQLEASRVSFYEIPDELIPVVQSIRQRFQLRNDYQALHYAHQYKSLKFLSEEDVAWIAGVLEAVDFHSHAQQANETIARYTRINELLLDVVRVEKVDKDEKFSNRLDQVLTHKVFGYLIFFAILFLIFQAIFAWASYPMDLIDRGITSLNGLIQDNFDGPLINLLTEGVIAGLGGVLVFVPQIAILFAFISILEETGYMARVTFMMDKIMRKFGLNGKSVVPLISGVACAVPAIMSARTIENWKDRMITIFVTPLMSCSARIPVYTVLIALVVPDKYYFGFMNLQGLVLMGLYLIGFLAAIFSALLLKTILKARERSYFIMEFPVYKMPRWKNVGITIIEKSKAFVFEAGKVIVAISVILWVLASYGPGNNFEQARVQAIAEAKANNLTPLQTENKIASYQLESSYAGIIGRTIEPAIRPLGYDWKIGIALLTSFAAREVFVGTISTIYSIGEEENVSTIKEKLMSEKDANGDPFFTPARSFSLMIFYLFAMQCVSTLAIVRRETKSWTWPAAQLLYMSGLAYVMAFITYHIFS, encoded by the coding sequence ATGACCACTGCCACGATCCAGCCACAAGAAGTGCAGGCCAAGCAGGCTGCAGTTCCTCCTTTAGTCTCCAAAGTAGCGCTGATCGGGAACCCGAACTCCGGTAAATCGTCTCTTTTTAACCAACTGACGGGCCTTAACCAGAAGGTGGGCAACTTTCCGGGGGTAACGGTAGATAAAAAAACAGGCTATTGCCAGCTTTCGCCTACCCACAAAGTGCAGATCATTGACCTGCCGGGCACCTATAGCTTATACCCTAAGTCGCTGGATGAGCGCGTGATCATTGACCTGCTTTATGATCCGGCCTCGCGCCATTTTCCAGACCTGGTCATCGTAACGGCCGACGCCTCTAACCTGAAGCGCAACCTGCTGCTGTACACCCAGCTAGCTGATCTGAAGATTCCGGTGGTGCTGGCGCTGAACATGGTGGATGTGGCCGAGAGCGAAGGCGTTAAGATCGACGTGCCTGCCCTGCACCGTGAGCTGGGCGTGCCCATCATCCCGATGAATGCCCGCAAGGGAATAGGCATTGCCGCCCTCAAGATCATCATGTCGCAGCAGCTGGAAGCCTCCCGGGTTAGCTTTTATGAAATCCCCGACGAGCTGATTCCTGTGGTGCAAAGCATACGTCAGCGGTTTCAGCTCCGCAACGATTACCAGGCCCTGCACTACGCCCATCAGTATAAAAGCCTTAAATTTTTATCGGAAGAGGATGTCGCCTGGATCGCGGGTGTGCTGGAGGCCGTGGATTTCCACTCGCATGCTCAGCAGGCCAACGAAACCATTGCCCGTTATACCCGCATCAACGAGCTGCTGCTGGATGTGGTGCGCGTGGAGAAAGTAGACAAGGACGAGAAGTTCAGCAACCGCCTCGACCAGGTGCTCACGCACAAGGTATTTGGGTACCTGATCTTTTTTGCCATCCTGTTCCTGATCTTCCAGGCTATCTTTGCCTGGGCCAGCTATCCCATGGACCTGATCGACCGGGGAATTACCAGCCTTAATGGCCTGATACAGGATAACTTTGATGGCCCGCTTATTAACCTGCTGACCGAAGGCGTAATTGCCGGACTGGGCGGTGTGCTGGTATTTGTGCCGCAGATCGCCATTCTGTTCGCGTTTATATCCATTCTGGAGGAAACCGGCTATATGGCGCGCGTGACGTTTATGATGGACAAGATCATGCGCAAATTTGGCCTGAACGGCAAAAGTGTGGTGCCGCTGATCTCGGGGGTAGCCTGTGCGGTGCCCGCCATCATGTCGGCGCGTACCATCGAGAACTGGAAAGACCGCATGATCACCATCTTTGTGACGCCGCTGATGAGCTGTTCGGCCCGCATTCCGGTATACACGGTGCTGATTGCCCTGGTAGTGCCCGACAAATACTACTTCGGGTTTATGAACCTGCAGGGCCTGGTACTGATGGGGCTTTACCTGATCGGCTTTCTAGCGGCTATTTTCTCCGCGCTGCTGCTCAAAACCATTCTCAAAGCCCGGGAACGCAGCTACTTCATTATGGAGTTCCCGGTCTACAAAATGCCGCGCTGGAAGAATGTGGGCATCACGATCATAGAGAAATCCAAAGCTTTTGTTTTTGAAGCAGGTAAGGTCATTGTGGCTATTTCGGTTATACTTTGGGTGCTGGCCTCTTATGGGCCTGGCAACAATTTTGAGCAGGCCAGAGTGCAGGCGATAGCCGAAGCCAAAGCAAACAACCTGACCCCACTACAGACCGAGAATAAGATAGCCTCTTACCAGCTCGAGAGTTCCTATGCCGGTATCATTGGCCGTACCATAGAGCCTGCTATCCGCCCGCTGGGTTACGACTGGAAGATCGGAATTGCCCTGCTTACTTCTTTTGCTGCCCGCGAGGTGTTTGTGGGCACGATCTCGACCATTTATAGTATAGGCGAGGAGGAGAACGTGAGCACGATAAAGGAAAAGCTGATGTCGGAGAAAGATGCCAACGGCGATCCTTTCTTCACCCCGGCCCGTAGTTTCTCGCTGATGATCTTTTACCTTTTTGCCATGCAGTGCGTGAGCACGCTGGCCATTGTGCGCCGCGAAACAAAGAGCTGGACCTGGCCTGCGGCGCAGCTCTTATACATGAGTGGCCTTGCCTATGTGATGGCTTTTATCACCTACCATATTTTTAGCTAG
- a CDS encoding FeoA family protein, translated as MRKRAEEQKEQKSVRDLKIGERGVICCLSDPEMGLKLLEMGCIPGTEVKLNSRAPFGDPITIIVNDYTLSLRLDEAETILLKK; from the coding sequence GTGCGAAAAAGGGCAGAAGAGCAAAAAGAACAGAAAAGCGTGCGCGACCTCAAGATCGGGGAACGCGGTGTGATCTGTTGTCTAAGCGACCCGGAAATGGGTCTTAAGCTTTTGGAAATGGGCTGTATTCCTGGTACGGAAGTAAAACTGAACAGCCGCGCTCCTTTTGGTGATCCCATCACCATTATTGTTAACGATTATACCCTGTCGTTGCGTTTAGACGAAGCCGAAACCATTTTGCTGAAGAAGTAA
- a CDS encoding bifunctional UDP-N-acetylmuramoyl-tripeptide:D-alanyl-D-alanine ligase/alanine racemase: MLSFQQLSSITQGREVQVVQPQPVVHLLTDSRKLSQPAGTVFFAIRGKYNDGHKYLSQLYRQGVRTFVVEQGEPAALTHLYPEASILLVKDSLQALQQVAAWHRQQFQIPVIGVTGSNGKTIVKEWLAQLLSPDELVVKSPRSYNSQLGVPLSVWQLNANHTLAIFEAGISLPGEMEKLQQIIRPTLGLFTNIGSAHNEGFASLEQKVAEKLKLFAHVELLFYCADHTLVHQAVQRQSINTFTWGRRQEADVTINATTTAGHRTIVVYTYLGQKQRLALPFTDEASVENALHCLAVLLQRSLPLSEIQDRLDRLHPVAMRLEMKEAINGCYLIDDTYNNDLGGLAIALNLQASQPQRGAHTLILSDLLESGLAEEALYKQVAELVQPHRVQRLIGIGPVISKYRHLFGEAVFYTSTADFLKAFDSANFRNEVILVKGARVFGFEKIVQAFQQKVHGTVLEVNLDALVHNLNFYRSRLMPDTKLMVMVKAFAYGSGSFEVANLLQFHRVDYLAVAYADEGVMLREHGITLPIMVMNPAPDSFAKLQQYTLEPEIYALEQLQAFVASLEEGNKYKIHLKLDTGMHRLGFVSEDFEALFDLLQQYPQVQVVSAFSHLAGADEALHNDFSQQQIATFRSMATEVEARLGYSVTKHILNSAGIVRFPEHQLDMVRLGIGLYGVEATGSEQEALRPVSTLKTTVSQVKSINAGETVGYSRKGIADVAKTIATIAIGYADGYDRRFSNGVGQVLVQGQRRPLIGNVCMDMCMVDVTGLQVKAGDEVIVFGPQLTLVELANAIGTIPYELLTNVSTRVKRVFFAE, translated from the coding sequence ATGCTCTCTTTTCAGCAGCTTTCATCTATTACACAGGGCCGGGAGGTGCAGGTGGTGCAGCCCCAGCCGGTGGTGCATCTGCTCACCGACAGCCGCAAGCTCTCGCAGCCGGCGGGCACGGTGTTTTTTGCCATCCGGGGCAAGTATAACGACGGGCATAAGTACTTGTCGCAGCTATACCGGCAGGGCGTGCGCACCTTTGTGGTGGAGCAGGGCGAGCCTGCAGCGCTAACGCACCTATACCCCGAAGCATCCATTTTGCTGGTGAAGGATAGCCTGCAGGCGCTGCAGCAGGTAGCCGCCTGGCACCGGCAGCAGTTCCAAATCCCGGTGATCGGGGTAACAGGCAGCAACGGCAAAACGATCGTAAAGGAGTGGCTTGCACAATTGCTGAGCCCCGATGAGCTGGTGGTAAAAAGCCCGCGCAGTTACAACTCGCAGCTGGGCGTGCCGCTGAGTGTGTGGCAGCTCAATGCCAATCATACCCTGGCTATTTTTGAAGCCGGCATTTCGCTGCCCGGCGAGATGGAAAAGCTGCAGCAGATCATCCGGCCTACCCTGGGCCTATTTACCAACATTGGCAGCGCCCACAACGAAGGCTTTGCTTCTCTGGAGCAGAAGGTAGCTGAAAAGCTGAAGCTGTTTGCCCACGTGGAGCTGCTCTTTTACTGTGCCGATCATACGCTCGTGCACCAGGCCGTGCAGCGCCAAAGTATAAATACCTTTACCTGGGGACGCCGGCAGGAGGCAGACGTCACGATAAATGCCACGACTACTGCCGGCCACCGCACCATTGTGGTGTATACTTACCTGGGCCAAAAACAGCGGCTGGCCCTCCCGTTCACCGACGAAGCCTCGGTGGAGAATGCCCTGCACTGCCTGGCGGTGCTGCTGCAGCGGAGCCTGCCGCTCTCCGAAATACAGGACCGCCTCGACCGCCTGCACCCGGTGGCCATGCGCCTGGAAATGAAAGAAGCCATTAACGGCTGCTACCTCATCGACGATACCTATAACAACGACCTGGGAGGCCTGGCCATCGCCCTGAACCTGCAGGCCAGCCAGCCGCAGCGCGGCGCTCATACGCTCATACTTTCGGATCTGCTAGAGTCGGGCCTGGCGGAGGAAGCCTTGTATAAGCAGGTAGCGGAGTTGGTGCAGCCGCACCGCGTGCAACGCCTGATTGGCATCGGCCCGGTCATCAGCAAGTATAGGCACCTTTTCGGGGAGGCCGTTTTTTATACTTCCACAGCTGATTTTTTGAAAGCCTTTGATTCAGCGAACTTCCGCAATGAGGTGATCCTGGTGAAAGGCGCGCGCGTGTTCGGGTTTGAGAAGATCGTGCAGGCGTTTCAGCAGAAGGTGCACGGCACGGTGCTGGAAGTAAACCTGGATGCGCTGGTGCATAACCTGAACTTTTACCGCTCCAGGCTAATGCCCGATACCAAACTGATGGTGATGGTCAAAGCCTTTGCTTATGGCAGCGGCAGCTTCGAAGTGGCCAACCTGCTGCAGTTCCACCGTGTGGATTACCTGGCCGTGGCTTACGCCGATGAAGGCGTGATGCTGCGCGAGCACGGAATCACGCTCCCCATCATGGTCATGAACCCCGCGCCCGACAGCTTTGCCAAGCTGCAGCAGTATACCCTGGAGCCGGAAATATATGCCCTGGAGCAACTGCAGGCCTTTGTGGCGTCGCTGGAGGAGGGCAACAAGTATAAGATCCACCTGAAGCTCGACACGGGCATGCACCGGCTGGGATTTGTCAGCGAGGATTTCGAAGCCCTTTTTGACTTGCTGCAGCAGTACCCGCAGGTACAGGTGGTGAGCGCCTTCAGCCACCTGGCCGGTGCCGACGAAGCCCTGCACAACGATTTTTCGCAGCAGCAGATTGCCACTTTCAGAAGTATGGCTACGGAAGTGGAGGCAAGGCTGGGGTATTCGGTCACGAAGCACATTCTAAATTCGGCAGGCATTGTGCGCTTTCCGGAACACCAGCTGGACATGGTGCGGCTGGGCATCGGCCTGTACGGCGTGGAGGCAACCGGTTCGGAACAGGAGGCGCTGCGGCCGGTCAGCACACTCAAAACCACCGTATCGCAAGTGAAAAGTATAAACGCCGGTGAAACAGTGGGCTATAGCCGCAAAGGCATTGCTGATGTGGCTAAAACCATTGCTACCATCGCCATCGGGTATGCTGATGGCTACGACCGCCGTTTCAGCAATGGCGTGGGTCAAGTACTTGTGCAGGGGCAGCGCCGCCCGCTTATCGGCAATGTGTGCATGGATATGTGTATGGTAGATGTTACCGGGCTACAAGTAAAAGCCGGCGATGAGGTGATCGTGTTCGGGCCACAGCTCACGCTGGTAGAGCTGGCCAACGCTATTGGCACCATTCCCTACGAGCTGCTCACCAACGTGAGCACCCGCGTAAAACGGGTGTTTTTCGCAGAGTAG
- a CDS encoding EamA family transporter, protein MKPTDTRPYFAAGIAAFVIWGFIPFPLKALAAYPSGQILYFRVASALVVLLVISLVFRRRKLLSTFAALQTAGPREKRTFIGYTLLGGLLLTINWLTFIYIINHINIQTGSFSYLLCPIITAVLGFLLLKEKLRLNQWLAIGLSALSCALIGSGELTSLVFSLLTAFSYAFYLITQRILKNYDKIVLLTLQLLLSFALIGPFYSYFKGDSMVMLDTHFFLNIGMLSLVFTVLPLFLNLFALKELTSGSIGILMYINPILNFVMAFLYFNEHTTTTKVAAYVLIFISVILYNINLKGRKKSGDGLVIPPVGTTAIRP, encoded by the coding sequence ATGAAACCAACAGACACCCGACCCTACTTTGCAGCGGGCATTGCGGCATTCGTTATCTGGGGCTTTATCCCGTTTCCGCTGAAGGCCCTGGCTGCTTACCCCAGCGGGCAGATCTTATACTTCCGGGTAGCCTCCGCGTTGGTCGTGCTGCTGGTTATTTCGCTGGTTTTCCGCCGCCGTAAGCTGCTGAGTACCTTTGCCGCGCTGCAAACCGCCGGCCCGCGGGAGAAGCGCACCTTTATAGGTTATACTTTGCTGGGCGGCCTGCTGCTGACAATTAACTGGCTTACGTTCATTTACATAATCAACCACATCAACATCCAGACCGGCTCTTTTTCCTACCTGCTCTGCCCTATTATCACGGCGGTGCTGGGCTTTTTGCTGCTAAAAGAGAAGCTGCGGCTAAACCAGTGGCTGGCCATCGGCCTGAGTGCGCTGAGCTGCGCCCTGATAGGCTCCGGCGAGCTGACAAGCCTGGTGTTTAGTTTGCTGACCGCCTTCAGTTATGCCTTTTACCTCATCACGCAGCGTATTCTGAAGAACTACGATAAAATTGTGCTGCTTACCCTGCAGCTGTTGCTTTCCTTCGCCCTGATCGGCCCTTTTTACAGCTACTTCAAAGGCGATAGCATGGTCATGTTAGATACTCATTTTTTCCTGAACATCGGTATGCTGAGCCTAGTCTTTACCGTGCTGCCGCTGTTTTTGAACCTGTTTGCGCTCAAAGAGCTTACCTCCGGCTCCATTGGCATTTTGATGTATATCAACCCGATCCTGAACTTTGTGATGGCCTTTTTATACTTTAATGAACATACCACGACAACAAAAGTGGCTGCTTATGTGCTCATCTTCATCTCGGTGATCCTCTATAATATTAACCTGAAAGGCCGCAAGAAAAGCGGCGACGGGTTGGTGATCCCGCCTGTGGGCACAACCGCCATCCGGCCATAA